One window from the genome of Pedococcus badiiscoriae encodes:
- a CDS encoding M48 family metallopeptidase, which translates to MAESTQHAHQHGAPQPAGALALLPPPPPGYREHVRSHLRHPLENLCLVVVILGSLLVWAISWYEVASAIIDRRQPDPYAVIFLAAPVIIYFLRGQLYAGLRLSGVKISPTQYPEAYQMLVDACAHHGLRRVPDAYVVLGNGMINAAASGHGFRRFIFVYSDLFEIGGEARNPDALRFIIGHEVGHIAAGHTSYWRILAISGAQWIPFVGSTLSRSQEYTADNFGYAMVPHGSAGAMATLAAGKYLNRTVDVNALADRATTETGFFVWLVNALASHPVLVWRSHALRDRRRPGRLLWRPKHLP; encoded by the coding sequence ATGGCCGAATCGACCCAGCACGCCCACCAGCACGGGGCACCGCAGCCCGCCGGAGCACTCGCGCTGCTGCCCCCACCTCCTCCCGGGTACCGAGAGCACGTGCGCTCACACCTGCGCCACCCCCTCGAGAACCTCTGCCTGGTCGTGGTGATCCTCGGGTCGCTGCTCGTGTGGGCGATCTCCTGGTACGAGGTGGCCTCCGCGATCATCGACCGGCGCCAGCCCGACCCGTATGCCGTGATCTTCTTGGCCGCGCCGGTGATCATCTACTTCCTGCGCGGCCAGCTCTACGCAGGGCTGCGCCTGTCCGGCGTGAAGATCTCGCCGACGCAGTACCCGGAGGCGTACCAGATGCTGGTGGACGCCTGCGCGCACCACGGCCTGAGGAGGGTGCCCGACGCCTACGTGGTGCTGGGCAACGGCATGATCAACGCGGCCGCGTCGGGGCACGGGTTCCGGCGGTTCATCTTCGTCTACAGCGACCTGTTCGAGATCGGTGGCGAGGCACGCAACCCCGACGCCCTCAGGTTCATCATCGGGCACGAGGTGGGCCACATCGCGGCCGGCCACACGAGCTACTGGCGGATCCTGGCCATCAGCGGCGCCCAGTGGATCCCCTTCGTCGGGTCGACGCTGAGCCGCAGCCAGGAGTACACCGCGGACAACTTCGGGTACGCGATGGTCCCGCACGGCAGTGCCGGTGCGATGGCCACCCTCGCGGCCGGCAAGTACCTCAACCGGACCGTGGACGTGAACGCCCTTGCCGACCGCGCGACCACCGAGACCGGCTTCTTCGTCTGGCTGGTCAACGCCCTCGCGTCGCACCCGGTGCTGGTCTGGCGCTCCCACGCACTGCGCGACCGTCGCCGCCCCGGCCGGCTGCTCTGGAGGCCGAAGCACCTCCCGTGA
- a CDS encoding MFS transporter: MSDATLSSPTTDLDDGPVVRPAHVNLALLALAVGGFAIGTTEFVTMGLLPEVAAGVGVDIPTAGHVVSAYAAGVVVGAPVLATLGTKIPRKQLLLWLMGAFAVANVLSSFATSYGLLMGARFLSGLPHGAYFGVGSLVAASMVPAHRRTWAVSMMITGLTVANIVGVPVTTRIGQAYGWQWPYAVVGVIALLTVLAVWRWVPFCPADGGVSMRSELSALKRPQVWLALGIGTVGFGGMFSTFSYISPTMTELGGFGSATIPLILALYGVGMTVGALLSGPVSRLGLLRGITILLAAIAVMLFLFGPAVQSAKWSGLTAVFMLGLLPSVLVPMLQTRLMDVAHEGQALAAALNHSTLNIANALGAWLGSIVLSAGLGYEWPSRVGGMLAVAGIGIAVWSALLQRSSQRRA, from the coding sequence GTGAGCGACGCCACCCTCTCCAGCCCGACCACCGACCTCGACGACGGGCCGGTGGTCCGCCCCGCCCACGTCAACCTCGCCCTGCTCGCGCTGGCGGTCGGGGGGTTCGCCATCGGCACCACGGAGTTCGTGACCATGGGGCTGCTGCCCGAGGTGGCGGCCGGGGTGGGCGTCGACATCCCGACGGCCGGTCACGTCGTGTCCGCCTACGCCGCGGGGGTGGTCGTCGGCGCCCCGGTCCTGGCGACGCTCGGCACGAAGATCCCGCGCAAGCAGCTGCTGCTCTGGCTGATGGGGGCCTTCGCGGTGGCGAACGTGCTCTCCTCCTTCGCGACCAGCTACGGCCTGCTCATGGGAGCGCGGTTCCTGTCAGGGCTGCCGCACGGGGCGTACTTCGGGGTCGGGTCGCTGGTCGCAGCCTCGATGGTGCCGGCACACCGTCGCACGTGGGCGGTGTCGATGATGATCACGGGCCTCACCGTGGCCAACATCGTGGGCGTCCCCGTGACGACCCGCATCGGCCAGGCCTACGGCTGGCAGTGGCCGTATGCCGTGGTGGGCGTGATCGCCCTGCTCACCGTCCTCGCGGTGTGGCGCTGGGTGCCGTTCTGCCCCGCGGACGGCGGAGTGAGCATGCGATCGGAGCTCTCCGCCCTCAAGCGCCCCCAGGTCTGGCTGGCGCTGGGGATCGGCACGGTGGGGTTCGGCGGCATGTTCTCCACGTTCTCCTACATCTCCCCGACGATGACCGAGCTCGGCGGGTTCGGCAGCGCGACGATCCCGCTGATCCTCGCCCTCTACGGCGTGGGGATGACGGTCGGCGCGCTGCTCTCCGGCCCGGTGTCACGCCTCGGCCTCCTGCGGGGGATCACCATCCTGCTGGCGGCGATCGCCGTGATGCTCTTCCTCTTCGGCCCCGCCGTGCAGAGCGCGAAGTGGTCCGGGCTGACGGCCGTCTTCATGCTCGGGCTGCTCCCGAGCGTGCTGGTCCCGATGCTGCAGACCCGGCTGATGGATGTCGCCCACGAGGGCCAGGCGCTCGCGGCCGCCCTCAACCACTCCACCCTCAACATCGCCAACGCCCTCGGCGCCTGGCTCGGGTCGATCGTCCTGTCCGCGGGGCTGGGCTACGAGTGGCCGTCCCGCGTGGGCGGGATGCTGGCCGTGGCGGGGATCGGCATCGCCGTGTGGTCCGCCCTGCTGCAGCGCTCGTCACAGCGGCGGGCCTGA
- the lepA gene encoding translation elongation factor 4, whose product MARTALQPHATPPDLIRNFCIIAHIDHGKSTLADRMLQITGVVDGRDMRAQYLDKMDIERERGITIKSQAVRMPWEVDGTTYALNMIDTPGHVDFTYEVSRSLAACEGAVLLVDAAQGIEAQTLANLYLAMENDLAIIPVLNKIDLPAAQPEKFAEELAGLIGCQPEDCLRVSGKTGVGVEPLLNEIVTQLPPPVGDADAPARAMIFDSVYDTYRGVVTYVRVIDGNLNPREKIAMMSTKATHELLEIGVSSPEPTPAKGLGVGEVGYLITGVKDVRQSKVGDTVTNAAKPAKEPLGGYRDPKPMVFSGLYPIDGSDYPDLRDALDKLKLNDAALVYEPETSAALGFGFRIGFLGMLHLEIVRERLEREFDLDLISTLPNVVYDVTMDDGKVLTVTNPSEFPYGKVSTVTEPVVRATVLAPSEFIGAIMELCQQKRGTLRGMDYLSEERVEMRYTLPLAEIVFDFFDQLKSRTRGYASLDYEPDGDQVADLVKVDIMLQGETVDAFSSIVHKDKAYAYGVMMAGKLKELIPRQQFEVPIQAAIGSRIIARENIRAIRKDVLAKCYGGDISRKRKLLEKQKAGKKRMKNIGSVEVPPEAFIAALSNDPVGKK is encoded by the coding sequence ATGGCCCGCACCGCGCTGCAACCGCACGCAACGCCGCCGGACCTGATCCGGAACTTCTGCATCATCGCCCACATCGACCACGGCAAGTCGACGCTGGCCGACCGGATGCTCCAGATCACCGGCGTCGTCGACGGCCGCGACATGCGCGCGCAGTACCTCGACAAGATGGACATCGAGCGCGAGCGGGGCATCACCATCAAGTCCCAGGCCGTCCGGATGCCTTGGGAGGTCGACGGCACGACGTACGCGCTCAACATGATCGACACGCCCGGGCACGTCGACTTCACCTACGAGGTGTCGCGATCGCTCGCTGCCTGCGAGGGCGCGGTCCTGCTGGTGGACGCGGCGCAGGGGATCGAGGCGCAGACCCTGGCGAACCTCTACCTCGCCATGGAGAACGACCTCGCGATCATCCCCGTGCTCAACAAGATCGACCTGCCGGCGGCCCAGCCGGAGAAGTTCGCCGAGGAGCTGGCCGGCCTGATCGGCTGCCAGCCGGAGGACTGCCTGCGCGTCTCGGGCAAGACCGGCGTCGGGGTCGAACCCCTGCTCAACGAGATCGTCACCCAGCTGCCGCCCCCCGTCGGCGACGCCGATGCCCCGGCCCGCGCGATGATCTTCGACTCGGTCTACGACACCTACCGCGGCGTCGTCACCTACGTCCGGGTCATCGACGGCAACCTCAACCCGCGCGAGAAGATCGCGATGATGTCGACCAAGGCCACCCACGAGCTGCTCGAGATCGGCGTCAGCTCGCCCGAGCCGACGCCGGCCAAGGGCCTGGGCGTGGGGGAGGTGGGCTACCTCATCACCGGGGTGAAGGACGTGCGCCAGTCCAAGGTCGGGGACACCGTCACCAACGCGGCCAAGCCCGCGAAGGAGCCACTCGGCGGCTACCGGGACCCCAAGCCGATGGTGTTCTCCGGTCTCTACCCGATCGACGGGTCGGACTACCCCGACCTGCGCGACGCCCTCGACAAGCTCAAGCTGAACGACGCCGCCCTGGTCTACGAACCCGAGACCTCGGCCGCGCTGGGCTTCGGCTTCCGGATCGGCTTCCTCGGCATGCTGCACCTCGAGATCGTCCGCGAGCGGCTCGAGCGCGAGTTCGACCTCGACCTCATCTCCACGCTGCCCAACGTCGTCTACGACGTGACGATGGACGACGGCAAGGTGCTCACGGTCACGAACCCGAGCGAGTTCCCCTACGGCAAGGTCTCGACCGTCACCGAGCCGGTCGTGCGCGCCACCGTGCTGGCGCCGAGCGAGTTCATCGGCGCGATCATGGAGCTGTGCCAGCAGAAGCGCGGCACGCTGCGTGGCATGGACTACCTCTCCGAGGAGCGCGTCGAGATGCGTTACACGCTGCCGCTCGCCGAGATCGTCTTCGACTTCTTCGACCAGCTGAAGTCGCGCACCCGCGGCTATGCCTCGCTCGACTACGAGCCCGACGGAGACCAGGTCGCCGACCTGGTCAAGGTCGACATCATGCTCCAGGGCGAGACCGTCGACGCCTTCAGCTCGATCGTGCACAAGGACAAGGCATACGCCTACGGCGTGATGATGGCGGGCAAGCTCAAGGAGCTCATCCCGCGCCAGCAGTTCGAGGTGCCCATCCAGGCGGCCATCGGCTCGCGCATCATCGCCCGCGAGAACATCCGGGCGATCCGCAAGGACGTGCTCGCCAAGTGCTACGGCGGTGACATCAGCCGCAAGCGCAAGCTGCTCGAGAAGCAGAAGGCCGGCAAGAAGCGGATGAAGAACATCGGCAGCGTCGAGGTGCCCCCGGAGGCCTTCATCGCCGCCCTGTCGAACGACCCGGTCGGGAAGAAGTAG
- a CDS encoding hotdog fold domain-containing protein, with protein MVDTYALYRRLAAYPQGRRIFSLVFEQAAPYFRTARPRFVELGPNRAELTIAKRHRVQNHIGTVHVIAICNGLEAAMGALAEATIPPSRRWIPKGMQVEYTAKATTDIRCVAETDPADWAREGDVEIPVRVKGVRADGTTVVEGIIRLWVTDKPTR; from the coding sequence ATGGTCGACACCTACGCGCTGTACCGACGCCTCGCGGCATACCCGCAGGGCCGACGGATCTTCTCGCTCGTCTTCGAACAGGCGGCCCCGTACTTCCGCACTGCACGTCCGCGGTTCGTGGAGCTCGGACCCAACCGTGCCGAGCTGACGATCGCAAAGCGCCACCGGGTGCAGAACCACATCGGCACCGTCCACGTGATCGCGATCTGCAACGGTCTCGAGGCGGCCATGGGGGCCCTGGCCGAGGCGACGATCCCGCCGTCGCGTCGCTGGATCCCCAAGGGCATGCAGGTGGAGTACACCGCGAAGGCGACGACCGACATCCGGTGCGTCGCGGAGACCGATCCCGCCGACTGGGCGCGTGAGGGCGACGTCGAGATCCCGGTGCGGGTCAAGGGAGTCCGCGCGGACGGCACCACCGTCGTGGAGGGCATCATCCGGCTCTGGGTGACCGACAAGCCGACCCGCTGA
- a CDS encoding tyrosine-protein phosphatase translates to MATPLWIELDGVVNMRDLGGLPTTDGGEVATGRLLRSDNLQDLSEADVDALTGRLGVTDVVDLRSTVELHLEGPGPLRARNLTHHHHHSLFRDDIREVTAAEALVLPWSKADQAAVDAEPRLDDDYWASHYLGYLAHRPDSISAALRVVSGSRGATIVHCAAGKDRTGTVVGLALSVAGVSDEDVVADYVATGERIERVVARLMARPAYGEALAGQSLDHHRPKPQTMERILTVLAERYGGASGWLRAQGWTEDEVEALRASLRA, encoded by the coding sequence GTGGCCACTCCCCTCTGGATCGAGCTCGACGGCGTCGTCAACATGCGTGACCTCGGGGGGCTGCCGACCACCGACGGCGGCGAGGTCGCCACCGGGCGGCTGTTGCGCTCGGACAACCTCCAGGACCTCAGCGAGGCCGACGTCGACGCCCTGACCGGTCGCCTGGGCGTCACCGACGTCGTCGACCTGCGCAGCACCGTGGAGCTCCACCTCGAAGGCCCCGGGCCGCTGCGGGCGCGGAACCTGACCCACCACCACCACCACTCGCTCTTCCGCGACGACATCCGGGAGGTCACCGCCGCGGAGGCCCTGGTGCTGCCGTGGTCCAAGGCCGACCAGGCGGCGGTCGACGCAGAACCGCGCCTGGACGACGACTACTGGGCCAGCCACTACCTCGGCTACCTCGCCCACCGGCCCGACTCGATCAGCGCTGCGCTGCGGGTGGTCTCGGGCAGCCGTGGCGCGACGATCGTGCACTGCGCCGCAGGCAAGGACCGCACGGGCACCGTCGTGGGCCTGGCGCTGTCCGTGGCCGGGGTCAGCGACGAGGACGTCGTCGCCGACTACGTGGCCACCGGTGAGCGGATCGAGCGCGTCGTGGCCCGGCTCATGGCCCGCCCTGCCTATGGCGAAGCGCTGGCAGGGCAGTCGCTGGACCACCACCGCCCCAAGCCGCAGACCATGGAGCGGATCCTCACCGTGCTGGCCGAACGCTACGGCGGCGCGAGTGGCTGGTTGCGCGCGCAGGGCTGGACCGAGGACGAGGTCGAGGCCCTGCGAGCGAGCCTGCGCGCCTGA
- the hemW gene encoding radical SAM family heme chaperone HemW — protein sequence MPSALPDGDPAPADGQLPQASLQALPRRPFGIYLHVPFCSVRCGYCDFNTYTLTELGVDGASVDTFADAALRELAFAVDVLGDVPTVDTVFVGGGTPTMLAAEDLARMLDGIRARFGLSADAEVTTEANPDSVTPAGLDLLAAAGFTRVSLGMQSAVPHVLRTLERTHDPANVERAVAAARAAGLQVSLDLIYGTPGESLDDWRTSLAAATALEPDHVSAYALVVEEGTKLAAQVRRGQVPAPEDDDEAAKYEIADEHLAAAGYSWYEVSNWARRADARCRHNEGYWADGNWWGIGPGAHSHVGGVRWWNVKHPNAYAARVAEGLSPAHGRETLTDEQRYDERVLLGVRLVDGLPVEELRDEGRLAVAGLLADGLVEAQAALRRQRVVLTRQGRLLADTVVRRLLGLR from the coding sequence ATGCCCAGCGCCCTGCCCGACGGTGACCCGGCACCGGCGGACGGTCAACTGCCGCAGGCGTCCCTTCAGGCTCTGCCTCGCCGCCCGTTCGGCATCTACCTGCACGTGCCGTTCTGCTCGGTGCGCTGCGGCTACTGCGACTTCAACACCTACACGCTGACTGAGCTCGGCGTCGACGGGGCCAGCGTCGACACCTTCGCGGATGCCGCGCTGCGCGAGCTGGCCTTCGCCGTCGACGTGCTCGGCGACGTGCCGACCGTCGACACGGTGTTCGTCGGCGGGGGCACACCCACGATGCTCGCCGCCGAGGACCTGGCCCGGATGCTCGACGGCATCCGGGCCAGGTTCGGGCTCTCGGCGGACGCCGAGGTGACGACCGAGGCCAACCCCGACTCGGTGACCCCGGCGGGGCTCGACCTGCTGGCCGCAGCCGGGTTCACGAGGGTGTCCCTGGGCATGCAGTCGGCCGTCCCGCACGTCCTGAGGACGCTCGAGCGCACCCACGACCCGGCCAACGTGGAGCGCGCGGTTGCCGCCGCGCGTGCGGCAGGGCTGCAGGTCAGCCTCGACCTGATCTACGGCACGCCCGGCGAGTCGCTCGACGACTGGCGGACCAGCCTGGCCGCGGCGACCGCCCTCGAGCCGGACCACGTCTCGGCCTACGCCCTCGTCGTCGAGGAGGGCACCAAGCTGGCTGCCCAGGTCCGGCGCGGACAGGTGCCGGCTCCCGAGGATGACGACGAGGCCGCCAAGTACGAGATCGCCGACGAGCACCTCGCCGCGGCCGGCTACTCCTGGTACGAGGTGAGCAACTGGGCCCGGCGGGCCGATGCCCGGTGCCGCCACAACGAGGGCTACTGGGCGGACGGCAACTGGTGGGGGATCGGGCCGGGAGCGCACAGCCACGTCGGCGGCGTGCGGTGGTGGAACGTCAAGCACCCCAACGCGTATGCCGCCCGCGTCGCCGAGGGGCTCAGCCCCGCCCACGGCCGGGAGACGCTGACCGACGAGCAGCGGTACGACGAGCGCGTGCTGCTCGGCGTGCGCCTCGTGGACGGTCTGCCGGTCGAGGAGCTGCGGGACGAGGGCCGCCTGGCCGTCGCCGGTCTCCTCGCTGACGGCCTCGTGGAGGCGCAGGCGGCCCTGCGCCGTCAGCGCGTCGTGCTGACCAGGCAGGGCCGCCTGCTCGCGGACACCGTGGTGCGACGGCTCCTCGGCCTCCGCTGA
- a CDS encoding DUF4870 domain-containing protein encodes MTDQPTQPEQPTQPEQPNVPPQQAYGAVPHPMSPQDEKTWATLVHIAPFVAAIVGLPFLGPLIVFLVFKDRGPFVRFHAAQALNFQIIVTIAFWVFGLLSLVLIGIPFLIATGIAWVVLSIIAAVKANNGEWYRYPMTPELVK; translated from the coding sequence ATGACCGACCAACCGACGCAGCCCGAGCAACCAACGCAGCCTGAGCAGCCGAACGTCCCGCCGCAGCAGGCCTACGGCGCGGTTCCGCATCCGATGTCCCCGCAGGACGAGAAGACCTGGGCGACGCTGGTGCACATCGCACCGTTCGTGGCCGCCATCGTGGGCCTGCCGTTCCTCGGCCCCCTCATCGTCTTCCTCGTGTTCAAGGACAGGGGGCCCTTCGTGCGGTTCCACGCCGCCCAGGCCCTGAACTTCCAGATCATCGTCACGATCGCCTTCTGGGTCTTCGGGCTGCTGTCGCTCGTGCTGATCGGGATCCCGTTCCTCATCGCCACGGGGATCGCGTGGGTCGTCCTGTCGATCATCGCGGCCGTCAAGGCCAACAACGGCGAGTGGTACCGCTACCCGATGACGCCGGAGCTCGTGAAGTAA
- a CDS encoding DUF3097 family protein — MSDRYGSDVLSGDWKLPPRGRSREVEAETGLVVEDVETGWCGAVVRVEKAGGMRVVHLEDRRGRTKGFPMGPGFLLDGAPVVLTPPTAAARAQLEQAKAAASRTASGSRAVHGATARVASGSRIFVEGRHDAELVEKVWGADLRIEGVVVEMLDGVDDLVAAIADFQPGPGRRMGVLVDHLLPGTKEHRVVQDAARGPYAAHVRILGHPYVDVWQSVRPERLGLTQWPVIPRGQSWKHGICAHLGWAHDDQADIARAWKQILGTVRSYADLEPTLLASVEELIDFVTEAQADSVTDPRR, encoded by the coding sequence GTGTCCGACCGCTATGGCTCCGATGTCCTGTCCGGTGACTGGAAGCTCCCCCCGCGGGGACGTTCGCGCGAGGTCGAGGCCGAGACCGGCCTGGTCGTCGAGGACGTCGAGACCGGCTGGTGCGGTGCCGTGGTCCGCGTCGAGAAGGCCGGGGGGATGCGGGTCGTGCACCTGGAGGACCGTCGCGGTCGCACCAAGGGCTTCCCGATGGGCCCCGGCTTCCTGCTCGACGGGGCTCCGGTCGTCCTGACCCCACCCACCGCGGCCGCCCGCGCGCAGCTCGAGCAGGCCAAGGCCGCCGCCTCGCGCACGGCCTCGGGCTCACGGGCCGTGCACGGGGCCACGGCCCGGGTGGCGAGCGGCTCACGCATCTTCGTCGAGGGCCGGCATGACGCCGAGCTGGTCGAGAAGGTGTGGGGCGCGGACCTGCGGATCGAGGGTGTGGTGGTCGAGATGCTGGACGGCGTCGACGACCTGGTCGCGGCGATCGCCGACTTCCAGCCGGGTCCGGGCCGCCGGATGGGGGTGCTCGTCGACCACCTGCTGCCCGGCACCAAGGAGCACCGCGTCGTGCAGGACGCGGCCCGTGGACCGTATGCCGCCCACGTGCGGATCCTCGGGCACCCGTACGTCGACGTGTGGCAGAGCGTGCGCCCCGAGCGGCTCGGCCTGACGCAGTGGCCGGTGATCCCTCGCGGCCAGTCGTGGAAGCACGGGATCTGCGCGCACCTGGGGTGGGCGCACGACGACCAGGCCGACATCGCGAGGGCGTGGAAGCAGATCCTCGGGACGGTGCGGTCGTACGCCGACCTCGAGCCGACCCTGCTCGCCAGCGTCGAGGAGCTCATCGACTTCGTCACGGAGGCGCAAGCGGACTCGGTGACCGACCCACGCCGTTGA